In a genomic window of Corynebacterium coyleae:
- a CDS encoding alanine/glycine:cation symporter family protein has product MASTLNDILSTISSIVWGPFVLIPLLLGTGLFLTVRLRGIQFSTLGRATRHAFVDKAEEGAGDISNYQALTTALAATVGTGNIVGVATAISIGGPGALFWIWLTGIVGMASKYSEAYLGVRFRTTDKKGKQQGGPHEYLKTGVGGGFGKFLATAFTLFTIFASFGIGNLAQGNSIAAGMHDAFGISANVAGVIIFFAVGAAVLGGIEGIGKITAAFVPLMIVIYVGGGITALVLMADRVPAAIATIFTDAFTGTAATGGFVGSGIMLAIQFGVARGIFSNESGMGSAAIAAAAAKTQHPARQALVSMTQTFIDTIIVVTITGLVIVTAGTWDMGREEAAIMTASAFGQALPGEWGSLIVSVALIFFAFSTILGWSYYGERAIVALFGEWASIPYRMFFTALSFVGAVASLELAWTFSDLSNGLMAIPNLIGLLLLSGIVVRETREYLAWDPYLKKSPEEVAAFVERQQMDWH; this is encoded by the coding sequence ATGGCTTCCACCCTCAACGACATTTTGAGCACTATCTCGTCCATCGTTTGGGGGCCTTTCGTCCTCATTCCGCTGCTGCTGGGCACTGGTTTGTTCCTCACTGTCCGGCTGCGCGGTATCCAGTTCAGCACGCTGGGTCGGGCGACGCGTCATGCGTTCGTCGATAAGGCTGAAGAGGGCGCGGGCGACATCTCCAACTACCAGGCACTGACCACCGCGCTGGCGGCGACGGTGGGCACCGGCAACATCGTCGGTGTGGCCACCGCGATCTCCATCGGTGGCCCTGGTGCACTGTTTTGGATCTGGCTCACCGGCATCGTCGGCATGGCGTCGAAGTACTCCGAGGCCTACCTGGGTGTGCGCTTCCGCACCACCGACAAGAAGGGCAAGCAGCAGGGCGGCCCGCACGAGTACCTGAAGACTGGTGTCGGCGGCGGCTTCGGCAAATTCCTCGCCACCGCGTTTACCCTGTTCACCATCTTCGCGTCCTTCGGCATTGGCAACCTCGCGCAGGGCAACTCCATCGCCGCCGGCATGCACGACGCGTTTGGCATCAGCGCCAACGTGGCCGGCGTGATCATCTTCTTCGCCGTTGGCGCTGCCGTCCTGGGCGGCATTGAGGGCATCGGCAAGATCACCGCAGCGTTCGTACCGCTGATGATTGTCATTTACGTCGGCGGCGGCATCACCGCACTGGTACTTATGGCAGACCGCGTACCGGCCGCGATTGCCACCATCTTCACCGACGCATTCACCGGCACCGCTGCCACCGGCGGCTTCGTCGGCTCCGGCATCATGCTGGCCATCCAGTTCGGTGTCGCCCGCGGTATTTTCTCCAACGAATCCGGCATGGGTTCCGCCGCCATCGCCGCCGCGGCAGCCAAGACGCAGCACCCGGCGCGCCAGGCTCTCGTTTCCATGACGCAGACGTTTATCGACACCATCATCGTCGTCACCATCACCGGCCTGGTCATCGTCACCGCAGGCACCTGGGACATGGGCCGCGAGGAAGCCGCCATCATGACCGCCTCCGCATTCGGCCAGGCACTTCCCGGTGAGTGGGGCAGCCTCATCGTCTCCGTCGCCCTGATCTTCTTCGCCTTCTCCACCATCCTGGGCTGGTCCTACTACGGCGAGCGCGCCATCGTCGCCCTGTTCGGCGAGTGGGCGTCGATCCCCTACCGCATGTTCTTCACCGCCCTGTCCTTTGTCGGCGCGGTTGCTTCCCTGGAGTTGGCGTGGACTTTCTCCGACCTGTCCAACGGGCTCATGGCTATCCCGAACCTCATCGGCTTGCTCCTGCTGTCCGGCATTGTGGTGCGCGAGACCCGCGAGTACCTCGCGTGGGATCCGTACTTGAAGAAGTCGCCGGAGGAGGTCGCGGCGTTCGTTGAGCGCCAGCAGATGGATTGGCACTAG
- a CDS encoding CrcB family protein: protein MSASRWIGTRLAPMRIDDTLSTTFTVALGAALGAVVRHLVILGAAPGSTAALALTFAVNIAGCFAMGLFKPGPLWGTGFLGGLTTYSAVSVAAMQSQAIEALGIITLSYATAIGAWFAGDALRSRRNA from the coding sequence TTGAGCGCCAGCAGATGGATTGGCACTAGGCTCGCGCCTATGCGTATCGACGACACCCTCTCCACCACCTTCACCGTCGCCCTTGGCGCGGCGTTGGGGGCAGTGGTCAGACACCTCGTCATCCTCGGCGCCGCCCCCGGCTCCACCGCTGCCCTGGCCCTGACCTTCGCGGTGAACATCGCCGGCTGCTTCGCCATGGGCCTGTTCAAGCCCGGCCCGCTGTGGGGCACGGGCTTCCTCGGCGGCTTAACCACCTACTCCGCCGTCTCTGTAGCCGCGATGCAATCGCAGGCCATCGAGGCGCTCGGCATCATCACACTGAGCTACGCCACCGCCATCGGCGCGTGGTTCGCCGGCGACGCACTCAGGAGCCGCCGCAATGCTTAA
- a CDS encoding fluoride efflux transporter FluC, translating to MLNIAALSLALTLAAVFAGALFGGAARYALTRIIHNAHAATFAANVVGSTVAGFAVTTPVAWQLALGVGFAGALSTWSTFAKELGELIKAKKHSEALRYGLSTAVIGILAAWFGLRWGLRAFGA from the coding sequence ATGCTTAACATCGCCGCGCTTAGCCTCGCCCTCACCCTCGCCGCCGTCTTCGCCGGCGCACTGTTCGGCGGCGCCGCCCGCTACGCACTGACCCGCATCATCCACAACGCCCACGCCGCCACCTTCGCCGCCAACGTCGTCGGTTCCACCGTCGCAGGCTTCGCCGTCACCACCCCAGTGGCCTGGCAGTTGGCCCTCGGCGTCGGGTTCGCTGGCGCGCTGTCTACCTGGTCCACCTTTGCCAAAGAACTCGGCGAGCTCATCAAGGCGAAAAAGCACAGCGAGGCCCTGCGCTACGGCCTGTCTACCGCCGTGATCGGCATCCTGGCTGCCTGGTTCGGTCTGCGCTGGGGCCTTCGAGCCTTTGGCGCTTAA
- a CDS encoding CrcB family protein, protein MQITSLKTGLIVALGAGCGALARFILLIWVNPATPEALALAVTFAVNLTACYAMGYFAPGPFWGVGFLGGFSTLSAVALASSHSSVLWAAFIITLGLVSATLAWMAGDASRVKHHV, encoded by the coding sequence GTGCAGATAACATCCCTGAAAACCGGCCTCATCGTTGCCCTCGGTGCTGGCTGCGGGGCGCTTGCACGCTTCATTTTGCTCATTTGGGTCAACCCCGCCACCCCGGAAGCGCTCGCCCTAGCCGTCACCTTCGCAGTGAACCTCACCGCCTGCTACGCCATGGGCTACTTCGCGCCGGGGCCGTTTTGGGGCGTGGGTTTCCTCGGCGGGTTCAGCACCCTTTCCGCAGTGGCATTGGCCTCATCCCACTCGTCGGTGCTGTGGGCGGCGTTCATCATCACGCTCGGGCTTGTCTCTGCCACATTGGCGTGGATGGCCGGAGATGCGTCACGGGTGAAGCACCATGTCTGA
- a CDS encoding FluC/FEX family fluoride channel, which yields MSDATWMLGAVLGVFFGGMLGGFVRWAIMAVVHNLLMATFIANIAASGIIGVAIFLPSMWQTAVGVGFAGALSTLSLLARQLGALIKDGKFRLAAEYGISTAAFAVLAAGIGAQVASFATR from the coding sequence ATGTCTGATGCAACGTGGATGCTCGGCGCCGTCCTCGGTGTCTTTTTCGGCGGCATGCTCGGCGGGTTTGTGCGTTGGGCGATCATGGCCGTCGTGCACAACCTGTTGATGGCAACCTTCATTGCCAACATCGCCGCCTCCGGCATCATCGGCGTGGCAATCTTCCTGCCTTCCATGTGGCAAACCGCCGTTGGTGTTGGGTTTGCCGGCGCACTTTCAACACTGTCACTGTTGGCCCGCCAACTCGGGGCGTTGATTAAAGACGGCAAGTTCCGCCTCGCCGCCGAGTACGGGATAAGCACCGCGGCGTTCGCGGTGCTCGCGGCCGGAATCGGTGCGCAGGTGGCGTCGTTCGCCACCCGCTAA
- a CDS encoding ABC transporter permease yields the protein MNSTMNKVSLRNLAAHKLRLALTVLAVVLGTSFLSGALMFTNMLSSTFDSAVDTVLDDVDAVVRPAEGEGALDKETVDGIKASSSVDRVNLMADEPVVLATDDEVAVQTRLGSSRLGVFYEPQDTVGRTVEVVEGHAPKEIGDAVINANGAHEYGLHVGQELIVVDRDGRNTVRITGLIDDPLVQATSLRLGVTEETYLDYYSYEERFPAITVGAKEGVGAAEVVDNLRSEFPGLKIEAGEKVAQETTEQIRDALSFVTYFLVAFGLVGLLVGTFLIANTFSMIVAQRTKEFALLRALGASRGQITRSVALEAALVGLLGSVLGVVAGAGLVLVIRAGMNTFGMPLPQSGIGLSVDAVVVPLVVGTVVTVLSALAPARKAGKVRPVEAMRASEAATPQPLMWRTIAGAVLVVVAVVAAGYAMAWDDGATRHRAILVGVAALSVISGLFLAGPALSLPVVPPLGRVIGAPFGEVGRLASTNTRRNPRRTATTAFALMLGISLVTMIGMLGASMKQSVDDVAASEVNADYVLMGPEMGSFPVPGDLPDRLAEVDGVGNIASYTQAPITVDGEFGHQFGPVGMTDVLRGDPSDLIDLNVVDGDVSLTGDSLIAPEHIAQERGWKVGDTVQVAAPSAPGKTVDVTVAGLFSGSNVLQMFVVSDSAAAKVSSISNTRLLMVGVDSDGSTDLETLRARLEDEVRGDIVVQVRSAEEMSGEVTALIDQMLFILYALLSLAVVVAVLGIVNTLTLSVIERRQEIGMLRAVGSQRRQIRTMILLESVQMTVYGAVLGVLLGLGLGWAFLTVLESQGLTTIAVPTGLIATVLAASVVVGLLAAVWPGQRAAKTPPLDAIAE from the coding sequence GTGAACTCCACGATGAATAAGGTGTCGCTGCGCAATCTTGCGGCGCACAAATTGCGGCTCGCGCTGACGGTGTTGGCGGTGGTGCTTGGCACGTCGTTCCTGTCTGGTGCGCTGATGTTCACCAACATGTTGTCGTCGACGTTCGACTCTGCCGTAGACACTGTGCTTGACGATGTCGATGCGGTGGTGCGCCCAGCCGAGGGCGAAGGCGCCTTGGATAAGGAGACTGTTGATGGCATTAAGGCGAGCTCGAGCGTTGACCGTGTGAATCTGATGGCGGATGAGCCGGTGGTGCTCGCAACTGATGATGAGGTTGCGGTGCAGACGCGTCTTGGTTCGTCGCGTTTGGGGGTGTTTTACGAGCCGCAGGACACGGTTGGCCGAACGGTCGAGGTGGTCGAAGGTCACGCACCGAAAGAGATCGGCGATGCGGTGATCAACGCCAATGGCGCGCATGAGTATGGCCTGCATGTTGGGCAAGAGTTGATCGTTGTGGACCGTGATGGTCGGAATACGGTGCGCATTACTGGGCTTATCGACGACCCCCTGGTGCAGGCCACCTCTTTACGCCTCGGGGTAACCGAAGAGACTTACTTGGACTATTACTCCTATGAGGAGCGTTTCCCGGCGATCACTGTCGGGGCGAAGGAAGGCGTGGGGGCCGCGGAGGTTGTGGACAACCTGCGCAGCGAGTTTCCTGGACTGAAGATAGAGGCGGGGGAGAAGGTTGCGCAGGAAACGACGGAGCAGATTCGGGACGCTCTGAGCTTTGTTACGTACTTCTTGGTTGCGTTTGGTCTGGTTGGTCTTTTGGTAGGCACGTTTCTGATCGCGAACACCTTCTCTATGATCGTGGCGCAACGCACGAAGGAGTTTGCGCTGCTGCGGGCTCTGGGGGCGTCGCGCGGGCAGATCACGCGGTCTGTGGCGCTGGAAGCGGCTTTGGTCGGGTTGTTGGGCTCGGTGCTTGGCGTGGTGGCTGGTGCCGGGCTGGTGTTGGTGATTCGTGCGGGGATGAACACGTTCGGCATGCCCCTTCCGCAATCGGGGATTGGGTTGTCGGTTGATGCGGTGGTGGTGCCACTGGTCGTCGGCACGGTGGTGACGGTGCTTTCGGCGCTGGCGCCGGCGCGGAAGGCAGGCAAGGTCCGGCCGGTGGAGGCGATGCGGGCGAGCGAGGCTGCGACGCCGCAGCCATTGATGTGGCGCACCATAGCTGGCGCAGTATTAGTCGTTGTGGCGGTTGTTGCGGCGGGTTACGCAATGGCGTGGGATGACGGTGCGACGCGCCACCGGGCGATCCTGGTTGGTGTGGCTGCGTTGAGCGTGATTAGTGGTCTGTTCCTTGCGGGACCTGCGTTGAGTCTGCCGGTTGTGCCTCCGTTGGGGCGTGTCATCGGGGCACCGTTCGGGGAGGTGGGCAGGCTCGCGTCGACGAATACGCGGCGTAACCCGCGCCGGACTGCAACAACGGCGTTCGCGCTGATGTTGGGCATTTCGTTGGTGACCATGATTGGCATGCTTGGCGCGTCGATGAAGCAATCGGTGGATGACGTGGCCGCAAGCGAGGTCAATGCGGACTATGTGCTGATGGGCCCGGAGATGGGGTCGTTCCCGGTGCCGGGGGATTTGCCGGACAGGCTCGCTGAGGTGGACGGTGTGGGCAATATCGCGTCGTACACTCAGGCACCGATCACGGTCGACGGAGAGTTTGGCCACCAGTTCGGGCCGGTCGGGATGACGGATGTGCTGCGCGGTGACCCGTCGGATCTTATCGACCTCAACGTGGTAGACGGCGACGTATCGCTGACTGGTGACTCGCTGATCGCACCGGAGCACATCGCCCAAGAGCGCGGCTGGAAGGTCGGTGATACAGTCCAAGTGGCCGCACCGAGTGCTCCGGGAAAGACCGTCGACGTGACGGTTGCCGGCCTGTTTAGTGGGTCGAATGTGTTGCAGATGTTTGTGGTGTCGGATTCGGCGGCGGCGAAGGTGTCGTCGATAAGCAATACGCGCCTGCTGATGGTGGGCGTTGACAGCGACGGCTCCACCGATCTGGAGACGCTGCGCGCGCGGCTGGAAGATGAGGTGCGCGGCGACATTGTGGTGCAGGTGCGCTCCGCGGAGGAGATGAGTGGCGAGGTTACGGCGCTGATCGATCAGATGCTGTTCATCCTGTACGCGCTGTTGTCGCTGGCGGTGGTGGTGGCGGTGCTTGGCATTGTGAATACGCTGACGCTGTCCGTGATTGAGCGTAGGCAGGAGATTGGTATGTTGCGCGCGGTGGGCTCGCAACGTAGACAGATCCGCACGATGATCCTGCTGGAGTCGGTGCAGATGACGGTCTACGGCGCGGTGCTTGGCGTGCTGCTGGGGCTTGGGCTTGGCTGGGCGTTCCTGACGGTGCTTGAGAGCCAAGGCTTGACGACGATTGCCGTACCAACCGGGCTCATCGCCACCGTCTTGGCTGCCTCGGTAGTAGTGGGGCTGCTCGCCGCAGTGTGGCCGGGCCAGCGCGCTGCGAAGACACCGCCACTGGATGCGATTGCGGAGTAG
- a CDS encoding ABC transporter ATP-binding protein: MNCRREDHVSVAAARAVNLRKSYGQGDTEVVALDGADVEFRQGEFTAIMGPSGSGKSTLMHVMAGLDSATSGEVFVGGTELSQLNDKELTALRRDRLGFIFQSFNLVPTLTAAENIQLPTNIAGRSVDREWFDEIAERLGLSKRLSHRPAELSGGQQQRVACARALVSRPEIIFGDEPTGNLDSNSSREVLSILRTAVDQYDQTVVIVTHDARAASYADRVVFLRDGNIVNELRNPDMDAILGVMATMED, from the coding sequence ATGAATTGCCGCAGGGAGGATCACGTGAGCGTCGCAGCAGCACGAGCAGTCAACTTGAGAAAGTCCTACGGGCAGGGCGACACGGAAGTTGTTGCGCTCGATGGGGCGGACGTTGAGTTCCGACAGGGGGAGTTCACCGCGATCATGGGCCCGTCTGGATCAGGCAAGTCGACGCTGATGCACGTGATGGCTGGGCTAGATTCGGCGACGTCGGGCGAGGTGTTTGTCGGCGGGACGGAGTTGTCGCAGTTAAACGATAAGGAACTGACGGCGCTGCGGCGTGACCGGTTGGGCTTCATTTTTCAGTCGTTTAACTTGGTACCCACGCTGACAGCGGCCGAGAACATTCAACTGCCAACAAATATTGCTGGTCGATCGGTGGACCGGGAGTGGTTTGATGAGATCGCCGAACGCCTTGGTTTATCGAAGCGACTGAGCCATAGGCCTGCGGAGTTGTCGGGTGGTCAGCAGCAGCGTGTGGCGTGTGCCCGTGCGTTGGTGTCGCGGCCGGAGATCATTTTTGGTGACGAGCCGACGGGCAACCTGGACTCTAACTCGTCGCGTGAGGTGCTGAGCATTTTGCGGACGGCGGTGGATCAGTATGACCAGACGGTGGTGATTGTGACGCATGACGCGAGGGCGGCGTCGTATGCGGATCGTGTGGTGTTTTTGCGGGACGGCAACATCGTTAATGAACTGCGCAACCCGGATATGGATGCCATTTTGGGTGTCATGGCGACGATGGAGGACTAG
- a CDS encoding ATP-binding protein → MVRPILSRRGTSKSTPDAVIAESILNRLVVGAEIITLQGPNMRLEANTQ, encoded by the coding sequence GTGGTCCGCCCGATCCTCAGTCGGCGGGGCACTTCAAAGTCCACCCCGGATGCTGTCATCGCCGAGTCGATACTGAATCGGCTTGTCGTTGGCGCTGAGATCATCACACTGCAAGGACCGAACATGCGCCTCGAAGCCAATACGCAGTAG